The Streptococcaceae bacterium ESL0729 genome has a segment encoding these proteins:
- a CDS encoding dihydrofolate reductase family protein — MRKIVFYGAISLDGFLADENDNLDWLLQTDLNNVSTYEKFEAAVETFVMGRKTYEETKKMLGEAELYPGKEKLVFSHQKTGKHPNTTFVEGDVLDIIKAQQVKTGGAIWIVGGGGILKPLLEENLIDEYWVQIAPVLLGRGKRLFEEGDYNYRLDFLDSTVMGEMVELHFKKKV, encoded by the coding sequence ATGAGGAAAATTGTATTTTATGGGGCCATAAGTTTGGATGGTTTTTTAGCTGATGAAAATGATAATTTGGACTGGCTCTTACAGACTGATTTAAACAATGTTTCAACCTATGAAAAATTTGAAGCGGCTGTCGAAACCTTTGTGATGGGTAGAAAGACCTATGAGGAGACCAAAAAGATGCTTGGGGAGGCTGAGCTCTATCCTGGTAAGGAAAAGCTTGTTTTTTCACATCAAAAGACGGGCAAGCATCCCAATACGACCTTTGTTGAGGGTGACGTCCTTGATATCATTAAGGCCCAACAGGTAAAAACAGGCGGAGCCATTTGGATTGTTGGTGGTGGCGGTATTTTAAAGCCCCTTTTGGAGGAAAATTTAATTGATGAATATTGGGTGCAGATTGCCCCTGTTTTACTTGGAAGGGGTAAGCGATTGTTTGAGGAGGGTGATTATAACTACCGGCTTGATTTCCTTGATTCAACGGTCATGGGTGAGATGGTCGAACTTCATTTTAAGAAAAAAGTTTAA
- a CDS encoding VTT domain-containing protein, with translation MKKLLTPRNVIVATSLLISAIILYKIILEYLPDLKLLVNPAGNKELFVEQFRSHGNNVIFFLIILITIINATPGLSSAFICILSGLTFGPLLGSLVNIVGSLLGNLLSIVVMGKFTTLAEKARSKKWVKKIEHAKNPSLELVIAYIIPIIPVFLVNYTLSIFKFSLAKKIFIILLGVLPTSIIYAYGGNSILEGHIKGIIIFVAITLVIVFFTYLLKKSDD, from the coding sequence ATGAAAAAACTACTCACCCCAAGAAATGTGATTGTTGCTACAAGCTTATTGATTTCAGCCATTATCCTATATAAAATAATTTTAGAATATCTACCAGATTTAAAACTCCTTGTTAATCCAGCAGGCAACAAGGAATTATTTGTTGAACAATTTAGGTCCCACGGCAATAATGTCATCTTTTTTTTAATTATTCTTATTACCATTATTAATGCCACACCAGGCCTATCATCTGCCTTTATCTGCATTCTTTCAGGGCTGACTTTTGGGCCCCTACTAGGTAGCCTTGTTAACATCGTAGGTAGCCTACTTGGCAACCTGCTTTCCATTGTTGTCATGGGAAAATTTACTACCCTGGCAGAGAAGGCCAGATCCAAAAAATGGGTTAAAAAGATTGAACACGCTAAAAATCCCAGCCTAGAACTTGTAATCGCCTATATCATTCCTATAATTCCCGTTTTTTTGGTCAACTACACCCTAAGTATCTTCAAATTTTCCCTGGCCAAAAAAATATTCATCATCCTCCTAGGTGTCCTCCCTACCTCAATTATTTATGCCTACGGGGGAAATTCCATCCTTGAAGGTCATATTAAGGGAATCATCATCTTTGTAGCCATTACTCTAGTTATCGTCTTTTTTACCTATTTGCTTAAAAAAAGTGATGACTAG
- a CDS encoding CidA/LrgA family protein, with protein sequence MKIYFQLLIIFGLSFIGDSLSNFFNLPVPGSIIGMIILFLCLQFKLLDLEKIEEVGDFLINNMTILFLPAGVGIMAKWSMISAYWWQISLIILLMMIINIFILGRVVQFVKNKYEGDYPGLVDLTEDKGDAK encoded by the coding sequence ATGAAAATATACTTTCAACTACTAATCATCTTCGGCCTATCCTTCATTGGGGACAGCCTATCAAACTTCTTCAACCTGCCCGTTCCAGGAAGCATTATTGGCATGATTATCCTCTTTCTTTGCCTGCAATTCAAACTTCTTGACCTTGAAAAAATTGAAGAGGTCGGTGATTTTTTGATCAACAATATGACCATCCTCTTTCTTCCAGCAGGGGTTGGAATTATGGCCAAGTGGTCGATGATTTCTGCCTACTGGTGGCAAATAAGCCTCATTATCCTTTTGATGATGATTATCAATATTTTTATTTTGGGCCGGGTGGTACAGTTTGTTAAAAACAAATACGAAGGAGATTATCCAGGACTTGTAGACCTTACAGAAGACAAGGGGGACGCAAAATGA
- a CDS encoding LrgB family protein — MMQLTQSPLFGLTLTILIFTLSSKVNENVPRAWTNPLLLSTLAIIGFLLVFKIPYDNYYKGGEILNDLIGPSTVALGIPLYKTFHLMKHHIRSITISIGLAALVNTTITALLVKFLGLPKLAQLSLFPKSVTTAMAMGITDKIHGVVTITIVVVVATGILTSALGIPLLKLFKIDDPVAQGIALGGTGHAVGTGSAIMLGKTQAAMAALSIGMTGIMYVIFVPLAAHIILGY, encoded by the coding sequence ATGATGCAACTTACTCAGTCGCCCCTCTTTGGTCTAACCCTAACCATCTTAATCTTTACCCTCTCTTCAAAGGTCAATGAAAATGTACCTAGAGCCTGGACCAATCCCCTCCTTCTTTCAACCCTTGCCATTATTGGATTTTTACTTGTTTTTAAAATTCCCTATGATAATTACTACAAGGGAGGCGAAATTTTAAATGATTTAATTGGCCCATCAACAGTCGCCCTGGGTATCCCCCTTTATAAGACCTTCCATCTAATGAAGCATCATATTAGGTCAATCACCATAAGTATTGGGCTTGCGGCCCTTGTAAATACTACAATCACAGCCCTTTTAGTAAAATTTTTGGGCCTACCAAAACTTGCTCAATTGTCCCTCTTTCCTAAATCAGTAACGACTGCCATGGCCATGGGAATTACAGATAAAATCCACGGGGTCGTCACCATAACAATTGTAGTGGTTGTAGCAACAGGTATCCTAACAAGTGCCCTGGGTATCCCCCTTTTAAAATTATTTAAAATAGATGATCCAGTAGCTCAAGGCATTGCCCTAGGTGGCACAGGACATGCCGTTGGTACAGGATCAGCCATCATGCTTGGAAAAACCCAAGCTGCTATGGCAGCTCTTTCAATTGGGATGACTGGTATCATGTATGTTATCTTTGTGCCCCTTGCAGCCCACATCATCTTAGGCTATTAG
- a CDS encoding aquaporin family protein, translated as MAPVLGEFIGTLFLVLLGDGVCAAVNLKKSKAEGAGWLAIAFGWSMAVTMAAFMSSYLGPAHLNPAVTIAMAINGATPYSQVIPFILAQLAGAFLGAILVWLAYLPHWDQTKNQDAILGTFATGPAVRNYAANFVTEAIGTFVLLFGILSFGMQDFAGGVNIFAVGGLILALGLSLGGPTGYALNPARDLGPRLAHQILPIKGKGDSDWAYSWVPIFGPIVGAVLAALVFSVLPL; from the coding sequence ATGGCACCAGTTTTAGGAGAATTTATCGGAACCCTCTTTCTTGTCCTCTTGGGAGATGGTGTCTGTGCTGCTGTAAATCTTAAGAAGTCAAAGGCAGAAGGAGCAGGTTGGCTTGCCATAGCCTTTGGTTGGAGTATGGCTGTTACCATGGCGGCCTTCATGTCAAGTTACTTGGGCCCAGCCCATCTTAATCCAGCTGTGACCATCGCCATGGCCATCAATGGAGCTACACCTTATTCGCAGGTTATCCCCTTTATTCTAGCCCAGCTGGCAGGAGCTTTCTTGGGGGCTATCTTGGTCTGGCTTGCCTACTTGCCCCACTGGGATCAAACTAAGAATCAGGATGCAATTTTGGGAACCTTTGCGACAGGGCCTGCTGTAAGGAATTATGCAGCAAACTTCGTCACAGAAGCAATTGGAACCTTTGTCCTCCTCTTTGGAATCCTATCGTTTGGCATGCAGGATTTTGCAGGTGGCGTTAATATCTTTGCAGTCGGTGGCCTAATCCTAGCCCTTGGGCTATCACTTGGAGGCCCTACAGGTTACGCCTTAAATCCAGCTCGGGATTTGGGCCCTCGTTTAGCCCATCAAATCCTTCCCATCAAGGGCAAGGGTGACTCTGACTGGGCCTATTCATGGGTGCCAATCTTTGGACCAATTGTTGGGGCAGTGCTTGCTGCTTTAGTCTTTTCAGTCCTTCCCCTTTAA